The following proteins come from a genomic window of Plectropomus leopardus isolate mb chromosome 11, YSFRI_Pleo_2.0, whole genome shotgun sequence:
- the mrps35 gene encoding LOW QUALITY PROTEIN: 28S ribosomal protein S35, mitochondrial (The sequence of the model RefSeq protein was modified relative to this genomic sequence to represent the inferred CDS: inserted 2 bases in 1 codon): MASYTCKTFLSLGRINVYGVGLKKSASGVTYANGLSLYSSAANKGLPDREGTRFVRKPKRRPGGPRTEKMPVDQDWTAVYPVATPFRPNAVPLPVRMGYPVRGGIPPEKKGNLELIKIPNFLHLTPAAIKKHCEALKPFCTEWPSALDTDAKCDEHFPIKLESTDYVSAGPSVRNPSARVVNLKIKLSTLNLDEHARKKMLKLVGERYCKDTXILTITADSCPLRQQNHDYAMYLLTVLYHESWKTEAWEAEKTVADMEEYSWEDSPSQKNILHMLVRMKLAGEGEGEEVREQLLGRQEVQEYKDSVTRLKNEGDNESTMLQYKEAVKKVLSL, encoded by the exons ATGGCTTCATACACATGCAAGACATTTCTGTCCCTAGGTCGAATAAATGTTTATGGTGTTGGACTTAAGAAATCAGCGAGTGGAGTTACATATGCGAATGGTTTGTCTTTATATTCTTCAGCTGCAAATAAAG GCCTTCCTGACAGAGAAGGTACAAGATTCGTCAGAAAACCCAAGAGACGT CCGGGGGGTCCCCGGACAGAAAAGATGCCGGTGGATCAGGACTGGACGGCAGTTTATCCAGTAGCGACCCCCTTCAGACCTAATGCCGTCCCCCTGCCTGTGAGGATGGGCTACCCTGTGAGGGGAGGCATCCCTCCAGAGAAGAAGGGCAACCTGGAGCTGATCAAG ATACCAAATTTTCTGCATTTGACACCGGCAGCCATCAAGAAACACTGTGAAGCTCTGAAAc CATTCTGTACAGAGTGGCCGTCTGCCTTGGACACCGACGCCAAATGTGACGAGCACTTCCCAATCAAACTAGAAAGCACAGACTACGTGTCTGCTGGCCCGTCCGTCAGAAACCCTTCAGCTCGTGTTGTTAATCTCAAA ATAAAACTGTCCACTCTGAATCTGGACGAGCACGCACGGAAGAAAATGCTCAAACTTGTTGGGGAGAGATACTGCAAAGATAC TATCCTCACCATCACAGCTGACAG CTGCCCTTTGAGACAGCAGAATCATGACTATGCCATGTACCTGCTAACTGTCCTCTACCACGAGTCTTgg AAAACAGAGGCCTGGGAGGCTGAGAAGACTGTGGCAGACATGGAGGAGTACAGCTGGGAGGACAGCCCATCCCAAAAGAACATCTTGCATATGCTAGTGCGCATGAAATTGGCCGGGGAAGGAGAAGGCGAGGAAGTGCGAGAGCAGCTGCTGGGGAGACAAGAGGTGCAGGAGTATAAGGACTCTGTCACGAGGCTGAAGAATGAAGGAGATAACGAGAGTACCATGCTGCAGTACAAAGAGGCTGTCAAGAAAGTGCTCAGTCTGTAA
- the LOC121950115 gene encoding LOW QUALITY PROTEIN: MANSC domain-containing protein 4-like (The sequence of the model RefSeq protein was modified relative to this genomic sequence to represent the inferred CDS: deleted 1 base in 1 codon), with protein sequence MNVTWGLLTVLSVVCHTESRCSPTSYYKNCWIRRFPGIFIDIEESQRRGAQLLKSYQEETALKCSRTCCLTRNFSCNLAIFHYDTSQENVNCFHLHCPTLESCILSHRGNVVLYNITKGVDPDLLVFGKYFTSNVRVFPHYYSRGNASEPLPSDKRQFIHPLPPAAPPLTLSPTVKPPTTAGRVLTAVTTTITSTSITTLQSTSQPSTVPTTTAALSSTAETPLASGNYEQTTLTTSTTSLAPSFKTPPSSTAATILSLYNPKTTPAFSDFSATTAQPSTSPLHHHTTTTISQLATSPPPSTAFMGSIESSKQSPNDTKGSLGRNHTAGSEGGQGVSGEDTLESLGPGWHVAAHTLLVAVAICITVLLSCCCSILLVVSWRGQRKRMGRYRTSWRGKRGSMRLIKYVLVRENSSK encoded by the exons ATGAATGTCACATGGGGTTTGCTGACGGTTTTGAGTGTGGTGTGCCACACTGAGTCGAGGTGCTCACCGACCTCTTATTATAAGAACTGCTGGATCCGACGCTTTCCCGGAATTTTTATCGACATCGAGGAGTCTCAGCGGAGAGGAGCACAACTTCTCAAGTCTTACCAGGAGGAGACCGCGCTGAAATGCAGCCGCACCTGTTGCCTAACCAGAAACT TTTCTTGTAATCTGGCCATATTTCATTATGATACCTCTCAAGAAAACGTGAACTGCTTCCACCTGCACTGCCCGACCCTGGAGAGCTGCATACTCAGCCACAGAGGAAACGTTGTTCTGTACAATATCACAAAGG GCGTGGATCCTGACCTGTTGGTGTTTGGA AAATACTTTACCTCCAATGTACGTGTGTTCCCTCACTACTACAGTCGAGGAAACGCCTCAGAGCCGCTGCCCTCAGACAAACGCCAGTTCATCCATCCGCTTCCACCGGCTGCACCTCCTCTGACATTATCTCCCACAGTTAAACCTCCCACCACAGCAGGCAGGGTCCTCACTGCtgtcaccaccaccatcactaGTACCAGTATCACCACACTGCAGAGCACCAGTCAGCCTTCAACAGTTCCCACAACTACAGCTGCTTTATCTTCCACTGCAGAGACTCCACTAGCTTCGGGGAACTATGAACAAACAACCCTGACCACCTCCACCACTTCTCTTGCACCCAGCTTCAAAACACCTCCTTCATCCACCGCAGCAACCATCCTCAGCCTTTACAATCCCAAAACCACTCCTGccttttctgacttttctgCCACGACTGCACAGCCCTCCACATCCCCTCTCCATCACCACACCACCACAACCATCTCTCAGTTGGCCACCAGCCCTCCACCCTCCACAGCCTTTATGGGCAGTATAGAGAGCAGCAAGCAATCCCCCAATGACACCAAGGGCAGCCTGGGAAGGAACCACACTGCAGGCAGTGAGGGAGGCCAGGGTGTCAGCGGGGAGGACACCTTAGAGAGTTTGGGACCAGGGTGGCATGTAGCTGCTCACACCTTGCTGGTTGCGGTGGCCATCTGTATCACAgtgctgctgagctgctgctgttccaTTCTGCTGGTGGTGAGCTGGAGAGGTCAGAGGAAGAGGATGGGGCGATACCGAACATCGTGGAGAGGGAAAAGAGGCTCCATGCGTCTGATAAAGTATGTGCTGGTCAGAGAAAACTCCTCAAAGTag